Below is a window of Candidatus Omnitrophota bacterium DNA.
ATTCTTTTAACCCGTTTTTGCGGTAGGCAAGGTACATGTGTTTCGCCAGAGGACGAATCGGGAAACCGGCGTCTCGTTCGCGAAAAATTAGGAAAAATTAAGGACGTCCCGTTTTCCTCCGTTTTCCTGTTTTCGTTACTGTTTGTGCAGCGAAGTTATTGACGGGATAGTTGCTTTTTTTATACGATTCTACAGTGATTTCGGTTAACCGGTTAACTGATTGATATAGGATTTTCCGCGAAACAGTCGTCAAAGCTGATGGATTTAAGGAGACCCTGGTACATTTATGTATGAAAGTCAGAACCTTAGGAAAATAGACAATACGTCCATTCGCAATCATCATGTGACAATTAAGGATATCGCAGGTTTGGTTGGCGTATCAACGGCAACAGTTTCGCTTGCTCTTTCGGGAAATTCAAGAATATCAGAAGAAACCTGCAGAAAAGTTGTTATGACCGCGAAAAAATTCGGTTACAGGCCGTCTTCCGCCGCCCGCAGTCTCGCTATGAATAAATCAGGTAATATCGCTCTTATGATTCCCAATCTGGATAAAATATTTCAGCAGTCTTTTTTCGCGCTTGCAATGAATGGAGTTTATGACGCCTGTCTTGATAATTCTTATAGTCTCCGGCTTGAAGTTGTATCGGACAGCTTTATAAGCAGCCGCCGGTTTATCAGGCTTTTTCAGGAAAGAAGCGTAGACGGAATGCTGTATGTGGGTTCAACATATTCGGATACTTATTTGAATCAATTGCACGAATTGAAATTTCCTTTTATTTTTGCGGGCAGCTATCTTAACGGCGGCAGTCTTTCTTTTGTTACCGGAGACAATAAAAGGGGAGGGAAGCTTGCTGTTGAGCATCTGCTGGATTCGGGACGCCGGAAAATAGCTCATATCTACGGAGATTTTAATATAGCAAGTTCGCTTGATAGATTTAATGGGTATAAGGATGCTCTGGCAAAGGCGGGCATAGTTTTTGATGATAGTTTAACTGCTCGCGGAGGATTTAGTGAAGACGGCGGCGCTATGGCGATGAAAAAACTTCTTAAACAAAAACCCGACTCTGTTTTTGCGGGGAACGATATTATGGCCTCGGGCGCGGTGAAGGAGATAAAGCGCTCCGGACTCAGGGTGCCGGAAGATATTTCGGTCTGCGGGATGGATGACCTTCCTTTGGCTTCGGTGATGTCGCCGGCTCTTACGACCATAAAATATGACATTTACGGTATTGCCCGGCGCGCGGCGGAAAAGCTCATTGATATAATTGAGGGC
It encodes the following:
- a CDS encoding LacI family transcriptional regulator, whose amino-acid sequence is MYESQNLRKIDNTSIRNHHVTIKDIAGLVGVSTATVSLALSGNSRISEETCRKVVMTAKKFGYRPSSAARSLAMNKSGNIALMIPNLDKIFQQSFFALAMNGVYDACLDNSYSLRLEVVSDSFISSRRFIRLFQERSVDGMLYVGSTYSDTYLNQLHELKFPFIFAGSYLNGGSLSFVTGDNKRGGKLAVEHLLDSGRRKIAHIYGDFNIASSLDRFNGYKDALAKAGIVFDDSLTARGGFSEDGGAMAMKKLLKQKPDSVFAGNDIMASGAVKEIKRSGLRVPEDISVCGMDDLPLASVMSPALTTIKYDIYGIARRAAEKLIDIIEGRQPEQVKEFLPVELIKRNSS